In the Dehalococcoidia bacterium genome, one interval contains:
- a CDS encoding glycosyltransferase family 2 protein, with amino-acid sequence MTNLAPQRSSVKDHPELSVIIVNWNTRDLLRDCLNSVYAETKATSFETLVVDNASSDGSAEMVKREFPRAKLIENKENLGFARANNQAIRQSSGRFILLLNSDTVVLSGALDKMVAFMKAHRAVSASGPMLLNPDGSLQQSTLGSLGNFNFVRFLIIGSDFLVAYLPKLLLRKIGKKETYSPQPRQVGGVSGASMMITREAIDKVGLLDEQYFFFMEEVDWFYRLQQLGGVVYFVPEAQIIHHFAQSINQTDNRSKYLHENRYRFINKYYGKMRGCFFRIMLVIDSFFIICAFLLLQAWVRGDKRKEINWRLRCRWRTLLWAIGSNKGGSN; translated from the coding sequence ATGACCAATCTTGCTCCACAAAGGTCCTCAGTAAAAGACCATCCTGAACTCTCAGTAATAATCGTTAACTGGAATACCAGGGATTTACTTCGTGATTGCCTGAACTCTGTCTATGCTGAGACCAAGGCGACCTCGTTCGAGACCCTTGTTGTGGATAATGCCTCTTCTGATGGCAGCGCTGAGATGGTAAAAAGGGAGTTCCCACGGGCCAAGCTGATTGAGAATAAAGAGAATCTGGGCTTTGCGAGAGCCAACAATCAAGCCATCAGGCAGAGTAGTGGCAGATTCATTCTATTACTTAATTCAGATACTGTTGTTCTCTCAGGTGCCCTGGACAAAATGGTAGCCTTTATGAAGGCGCACCGTGCTGTCAGTGCATCGGGACCAATGCTATTAAACCCTGACGGATCACTCCAGCAATCCACTTTAGGTAGTTTGGGTAATTTCAACTTCGTCCGCTTTCTAATTATTGGTAGTGATTTTTTGGTTGCCTATCTTCCAAAATTGCTGTTAAGGAAAATAGGTAAAAAGGAAACTTATAGCCCTCAACCCCGACAAGTGGGTGGAGTATCTGGGGCTAGTATGATGATAACCAGAGAGGCAATAGATAAAGTAGGTTTACTCGATGAGCAATACTTTTTCTTTATGGAAGAGGTCGACTGGTTTTATAGGCTTCAGCAATTAGGTGGGGTAGTATACTTTGTCCCTGAGGCACAAATAATCCACCATTTTGCTCAAAGTATAAACCAGACTGATAACAGGTCCAAATATTTACACGAAAATAGGTACCGGTTTATAAATAAATACTATGGGAAAATGCGCGGGTGCTTTTTCAGAATCATGCTGGTAATTGACTCCTTTTTTATAATTTGTGCCTTTTTGCTGCTACAAGCATGGGTTAGAGGAGATAAGCGCAAGGAAATAAACTGGAGATTGAGGTGTCGCTGGAGAACATTACTTTGGGCTATTGGAAGCAACAAAGGCGGTTCTAATTAA
- a CDS encoding glycosyltransferase: MALRNPTVTVIIPTYNRAHLIERSIRSVLDQTYQDFELIVVDDGSTDNTEEIVARFGDDRIRYIRRNQSSGSPAAPTNTGIKAARGEYIAIQDSDDEWLPGKLEKQMQVFDNASARVGIVYTDMWRVTEDGKKKYWHSPRIMPEEGIVYRDALGYRVAYIGTQTLVIKGECFNKAGLFDEKLPNFIDTELLIRMSRYYYFYHIEEPLVNYFTTTSSISLNREADITARKLILEKHFEDIKKDRKILARHYFGIGALLCVNGEVRPARSYIIKAIVTYPLNIKFLLLAFISLFGQWPCSKTIDSYQKIRGWWSRE, translated from the coding sequence ATGGCTTTGAGAAATCCAACGGTGACCGTGATAATACCGACCTACAATAGGGCTCATCTCATAGAGCGATCTATCCGAAGCGTTTTGGATCAGACTTACCAAGACTTTGAGCTCATTGTTGTGGATGATGGTTCGACCGATAATACAGAGGAAATCGTGGCACGCTTTGGCGACGACAGGATCAGGTATATTCGGCGTAACCAAAGCTCGGGAAGTCCTGCTGCTCCAACCAATACAGGAATCAAGGCTGCCCGCGGCGAATATATAGCGATTCAAGATAGTGATGACGAATGGTTGCCCGGGAAGCTTGAGAAGCAGATGCAAGTTTTCGATAATGCATCAGCAAGAGTCGGGATTGTTTACACAGATATGTGGAGGGTTACTGAGGATGGAAAGAAGAAGTATTGGCACTCGCCTAGAATAATGCCGGAGGAGGGTATAGTATATAGGGACGCTTTAGGCTATCGAGTTGCGTACATAGGCACTCAAACATTAGTTATAAAAGGAGAGTGCTTTAATAAGGCTGGACTATTCGATGAAAAACTTCCCAACTTCATAGATACCGAACTCCTTATTCGAATGTCAAGATACTATTACTTTTATCACATTGAAGAGCCATTGGTGAATTATTTTACAACCACTAGCAGCATATCTTTGAACAGAGAGGCCGATATTACGGCACGGAAGTTAATCCTAGAAAAGCACTTTGAAGATATCAAGAAAGATAGAAAAATACTAGCGAGGCATTATTTCGGTATTGGCGCTCTTCTTTGTGTAAATGGGGAAGTCAGGCCAGCGAGGAGTTACATCATAAAAGCTATCGTTACATACCCGCTAAATATCAAGTTTTTATTACTCGCTTTTATCTCTTTGTTTGGTCAATGGCCTTGTAGCAAGACTATAGATAGTTACCAAAAAATCCGAGGCTGGTGGTCGAGGGAATGA
- a CDS encoding glycosyltransferase family 2 protein: MPDGHPWPKISIVTPSYNQGRFIEETIRSVLLQGYPDLEYIIIDGGSTDGSVDIIKQYEKWLTYWVSEPDRGQSDAINKGFKKASGEIYTWLNSDDYLLENALRNIAMAYSISPEAGAWCGDCMRVYADGKLLSVESPKRLELDGLAQWFVNHFSQSACFFSRKAWQECGPLDETLHYAMDFDLWLKIAKALSIKKVDDVIAADHVHKDAKTQRAWGQMCAEIILLQIRHGYEHFAIKDISQLMNDYFELNRKISRISRSPFLRPFRPIARIFWRKFL; the protein is encoded by the coding sequence ATGCCAGATGGCCATCCGTGGCCAAAGATTAGCATAGTCACTCCTAGCTACAACCAGGGGCGATTTATTGAAGAGACTATTCGCTCCGTTTTGCTTCAGGGCTATCCCGACCTGGAATACATCATCATAGATGGTGGGTCGACCGATGGCTCTGTTGATATCATTAAACAATATGAGAAATGGCTTACATACTGGGTCTCAGAACCAGATCGAGGCCAGAGCGACGCCATAAATAAAGGCTTCAAGAAAGCAAGCGGCGAAATCTATACGTGGTTGAATTCTGATGATTATTTATTGGAAAATGCGCTAAGAAACATAGCCATGGCATATAGTATCTCACCGGAAGCTGGAGCGTGGTGCGGTGATTGTATGCGCGTTTACGCAGATGGTAAGCTGCTGTCGGTTGAATCACCCAAGCGCTTGGAGTTGGACGGACTTGCTCAGTGGTTTGTGAATCACTTTTCACAGTCAGCGTGCTTTTTCTCAAGGAAGGCGTGGCAGGAATGTGGTCCTTTAGATGAAACCTTGCACTATGCGATGGACTTTGACCTATGGCTTAAGATTGCAAAAGCGCTCTCTATTAAGAAGGTAGACGATGTAATTGCAGCCGATCATGTTCACAAAGATGCGAAGACACAAAGAGCATGGGGGCAGATGTGTGCTGAGATTATCTTGCTTCAGATTCGCCATGGTTATGAGCATTTTGCTATTAAGGACATTAGTCAATTAATGAACGATTATTTTGAATTGAATAGAAAAATTAGTCGGATATCCCGCTCTCCTTTTCTTCGGCCATTCAGGCCAATAGCGCGAATCTTCTGGAGAAAATTCCTATAA
- a CDS encoding GDP-L-fucose synthase has product MSWLKRKMILVTGGAGFLGKHVVKKLEENGCKEIFVPQSKDYNLVEMEAVKRLYQEAKPNIVIHLAARVGGIGANMRNPGSFFYQNLMMGVQMMEEGRLFGVEKYVAIGTICSYPKFTQVPFKEEDLWNGYPEETNAPYGLAKKMFLVQSQAYRRQYGYNSIYLLPVNLYGPGDNFDPDSSHVIPALIKKVFDAKDKGERSIVAWGSGKASREFLYVEDAAEGIVLATEKYNKADPINLGAGFEISIKELAGLICELAGFDGEIEWDVSKPDGQPRRCLDTSKAKKEFGFEARTDFRKGLRRTIEWYDKERRDR; this is encoded by the coding sequence ATGAGCTGGCTTAAGAGGAAAATGATTCTTGTAACTGGAGGAGCTGGTTTTCTTGGCAAACATGTGGTCAAGAAATTAGAGGAGAATGGTTGTAAGGAGATTTTTGTTCCCCAAAGCAAAGATTACAACCTGGTGGAAATGGAAGCGGTGAAAAGGCTATATCAAGAGGCGAAGCCCAATATTGTGATTCACCTTGCTGCCAGGGTAGGCGGCATCGGCGCGAATATGAGAAACCCGGGGAGCTTTTTTTACCAGAACCTTATGATGGGTGTCCAGATGATGGAAGAGGGGAGGCTCTTTGGGGTGGAGAAGTATGTAGCTATAGGAACGATTTGCTCTTATCCGAAGTTCACCCAGGTTCCTTTCAAAGAGGAAGACCTTTGGAACGGCTACCCCGAGGAAACCAATGCTCCCTATGGATTAGCCAAGAAGATGTTTTTAGTTCAATCCCAGGCTTATCGCCGCCAGTATGGTTATAATTCTATCTATCTTTTACCAGTTAACCTCTATGGACCCGGGGACAACTTCGATCCCGATTCCTCGCACGTTATTCCCGCTCTGATTAAGAAGGTCTTTGATGCCAAGGATAAAGGGGAGAGGAGCATTGTGGCATGGGGAAGCGGTAAGGCCTCCAGGGAATTCCTTTATGTGGAGGATGCTGCCGAGGGCATTGTGCTGGCAACTGAGAAGTACAACAAAGCCGATCCAATCAATCTCGGTGCCGGCTTCGAGATATCGATCAAGGAGCTTGCAGGGTTAATATGCGAACTGGCTGGCTTCGACGGGGAAATAGAGTGGGATGTCTCTAAGCCAGATGGGCAGCCCAGGAGGTGCTTGGATACCAGTAAGGCCAAAAAGGAGTTCGGATTTGAGGCCAGGACAGACTTCAGGAAGGGGCTTAGAAGAACTATTGAGTGGTATGATAAGGAAAGAAGGGACAGGTAA
- the gmd gene encoding GDP-mannose 4,6-dehydratase, with protein MKKAFITGITGQDGSYLAELLLSKGYEVHGLIRRSSTFNTSRIDHIYVDPHEPGAKLFLHYGDLSDGTQLTNLIYGISPDEIYHLGAQSHVRVSFDTAEYTGDIVALGTTRILEAIRQSGIKAKFYQASSSEMFGDSPPPQSEQTPLRPRSPYAVAKVYAFWMTRNYRDGYGLFATNGILFNHESPRRGETFVTRKITRSIANITARKQKYLYLGNLEAKRDWGYAPEYVEAMWLMLQQDQPDDYVIGTGETHLVSEFLTEAFGYAGLDWQEYVKTDPRYLRPLETELLIADTSKAKGKLGWEPRITFKELARIMVDADMEVVGLQPPGEGKTILAKYGMNFIDKALIDPGTGGM; from the coding sequence ATGAAAAAGGCATTTATTACCGGTATCACCGGACAGGATGGCTCGTACCTGGCAGAGCTTTTACTCTCCAAGGGCTATGAGGTCCATGGCCTCATCCGAAGGTCGAGCACCTTTAACACCTCCCGAATAGACCATATCTATGTGGATCCTCATGAGCCGGGAGCAAAGTTGTTTCTTCATTATGGAGACCTTTCGGATGGCACTCAACTGACTAACCTGATATATGGTATCAGCCCGGATGAAATCTACCACCTGGGTGCCCAGAGCCATGTAAGGGTTAGCTTCGATACGGCGGAGTATACCGGAGATATAGTAGCCCTGGGAACCACCCGCATCTTAGAAGCTATACGGCAAAGCGGGATAAAAGCCAAATTTTACCAGGCTTCAAGCAGCGAGATGTTCGGCGACTCTCCCCCTCCACAAAGTGAACAAACGCCCTTGCGACCGCGAAGCCCTTATGCAGTTGCTAAAGTCTACGCCTTCTGGATGACAAGGAATTACAGGGATGGTTATGGGCTCTTTGCCACCAATGGCATCCTGTTCAACCATGAATCGCCACGGCGCGGGGAAACCTTCGTAACTAGAAAGATAACTCGCTCCATTGCTAATATCACTGCCAGAAAGCAGAAATATCTCTACCTGGGAAACCTCGAAGCTAAAAGGGACTGGGGCTATGCCCCTGAATATGTAGAGGCAATGTGGCTCATGCTTCAGCAAGACCAGCCCGACGACTATGTTATAGGAACGGGAGAAACTCACTTAGTAAGCGAATTCCTTACGGAAGCCTTTGGATATGCCGGCCTTGATTGGCAGGAGTATGTGAAGACAGATCCCCGCTACTTAAGACCTCTTGAAACAGAGTTACTGATAGCGGATACCTCAAAGGCAAAGGGGAAACTGGGCTGGGAGCCCAGAATCACCTTCAAAGAGCTGGCCAGGATAATGGTAGATGCGGATATGGAGGTCGTAGGCTTACAACCTCCAGGGGAAGGAAAAACGATCCTGGCGAAGTATGGGATGAACTTCATAGATAAGGCTTTAATCGATCCAGGAACAGGGGGAATGTAG
- a CDS encoding class I SAM-dependent methyltransferase: MNLVDRSTYLGLIGRIARVTGWRPPPNPSPPNPYLEYPVKPVPRYGQGKPPHRRLYEIIDTNRTAYKHTLKSFLDLKEYFVSIPIRRPTNSEEPYWACTWLPALDIVALSSFLIINNPKTYFEIGSGFSTKFARRAISHYGLRTRIVSIDPSPRVEIDSICDNIIYKPVEDVDLGIFDELESGDILFVDSSHRCCMNSDVTVVFLDILPRLRAGVMVEFHDIFLPSDYPLEWKERYYSEQYMLAVYMLAEGNKFDIVMPNFFISFDKELGGILQPLWNEIETNEVITAGASFWIQTK, encoded by the coding sequence ATGAATCTAGTAGACAGATCAACGTACCTCGGCTTGATTGGGAGAATTGCAAGGGTAACAGGTTGGCGGCCACCTCCAAATCCATCACCTCCAAATCCATACCTAGAATATCCAGTCAAACCCGTTCCTAGGTATGGACAAGGTAAGCCCCCACATCGTCGGCTATATGAAATAATTGATACGAATCGAACAGCCTATAAGCATACCCTAAAGAGCTTCTTGGATTTGAAAGAATATTTTGTGAGTATCCCTATAAGAAGGCCGACAAATTCTGAAGAACCCTATTGGGCTTGTACATGGCTACCGGCGTTGGACATAGTTGCTCTCTCTTCATTTCTAATCATCAACAATCCAAAGACATACTTTGAAATAGGCTCAGGCTTTTCGACAAAGTTCGCAAGGAGAGCTATATCTCATTATGGTCTTCGCACTAGGATAGTTTCCATTGACCCTTCACCCAGAGTAGAAATTGATTCTATCTGTGACAATATCATTTATAAGCCTGTTGAAGATGTGGACTTAGGCATATTTGATGAACTGGAATCTGGGGATATCCTCTTTGTTGACAGCTCACACCGTTGCTGCATGAACTCCGATGTTACTGTCGTTTTTCTAGATATTTTACCCCGATTAAGAGCTGGTGTGATGGTCGAGTTTCATGATATTTTTTTACCCTCTGATTATCCCCTTGAGTGGAAAGAGCGTTACTATTCTGAACAATATATGCTAGCGGTTTACATGTTGGCAGAAGGTAACAAATTCGACATCGTTATGCCGAACTTTTTCATTAGTTTTGATAAGGAGTTGGGGGGGATATTGCAACCTCTTTGGAATGAAATAGAAACAAATGAGGTAATAACGGCGGGAGCATCTTTTTGGATTCAAACAAAGTAA
- a CDS encoding FkbM family methyltransferase, which yields MKSLIKEFIKKLFSLIGFRITRTDEVIAGDEYKFAPSQEDKFKWIQNMNIKTIIDVGAHIGESALQFHELFPNAKIYSFEPLHDCYMQLNDAMKKVPDFRSFNLALGDKEGRLQIHRSEFSPSSSPLKMAKLHEETFPFSAGYTLETADVRTLDNIAQELDLENNILLKIDVQGYEDRVIMGSRSILGRVKVIIIETSFNELYKGQPLFSDIYELLHENGFIYAGSWGELKSPLDGAPLQQDSIFIRK from the coding sequence ATGAAATCGCTAATTAAAGAATTTATTAAGAAGTTATTCTCGCTCATAGGCTTCAGGATAACACGAACTGATGAAGTAATTGCAGGGGATGAATATAAGTTTGCACCATCACAAGAAGACAAGTTCAAATGGATTCAAAACATGAATATCAAGACTATTATCGATGTTGGAGCGCATATCGGTGAATCTGCACTACAGTTTCATGAATTATTCCCCAATGCCAAAATATATTCTTTTGAGCCCTTGCACGATTGTTACATGCAGTTGAATGATGCTATGAAGAAAGTGCCAGATTTCAGATCTTTCAATTTAGCTCTGGGTGATAAAGAAGGGAGACTACAAATACACCGTAGTGAGTTTTCTCCTAGCTCTTCGCCACTGAAAATGGCAAAACTACACGAAGAAACATTCCCCTTCTCGGCAGGTTATACATTGGAAACTGCCGATGTGAGGACTCTTGATAATATCGCGCAGGAACTCGACTTAGAAAACAACATTCTACTAAAGATAGACGTGCAGGGGTACGAAGACAGGGTGATAATGGGTTCTAGAAGCATTTTAGGCAGGGTTAAGGTAATCATCATAGAAACATCATTTAATGAGCTGTACAAGGGTCAACCGCTGTTTTCGGATATCTATGAACTGCTACACGAAAACGGTTTTATCTACGCAGGTAGCTGGGGGGAGTTGAAAAGTCCACTTGACGGTGCCCCTCTTCAGCAAGATAGCATATTCATCAGGAAATAG
- a CDS encoding glycosyltransferase, with translation MKISVIITSYNQKNYLREAIESVLKQTLLPYEIIIVDDCSSDGSQDMILDYARRYPDLIIAFCHEKGLGIPKNRNFALRQVRGDLISFLDGDDRFLPSKLELELETLQRHPEASTVFSNIYYIDEHGQRTGLWAERDAPPSGYVLKETFSLDWPKGHTYRNELMTRDALEQVGFYDEELHIWEDWDMRIRFTSRFTVAYCPIPLVEYRQHPKGISMISSRDLHISTMKMTYERNRHLLQNLSARDRKDVKRKVFAILLLLEAQAAFERGRRGDALKKYVALAWNNPFAVAGWMILLGFLLGNRRFRLVRAVIGKMRKSKLS, from the coding sequence TTGAAGATCTCGGTTATTATCACATCATATAACCAGAAGAATTACCTGCGCGAGGCGATTGAATCTGTTCTGAAACAGACGCTCTTACCCTACGAAATCATTATCGTCGATGATTGCTCATCCGATGGTTCCCAGGATATGATTCTGGATTATGCCAGGCGCTATCCCGACCTAATAATAGCATTCTGCCACGAAAAAGGACTGGGCATTCCGAAGAACCGCAATTTTGCCCTGAGGCAAGTGCGAGGGGATTTGATCTCTTTCCTAGACGGTGATGATAGGTTCTTGCCTAGCAAACTCGAGTTGGAGCTTGAGACACTGCAGCGACATCCAGAGGCTAGTACGGTCTTCTCAAACATCTACTACATTGATGAGCATGGGCAGAGAACAGGCCTCTGGGCCGAACGCGATGCCCCTCCTAGTGGATACGTTTTAAAAGAAACCTTTAGCCTTGACTGGCCTAAGGGCCATACATATAGGAATGAACTTATGACTCGTGATGCCCTGGAGCAAGTGGGCTTCTATGATGAAGAGCTTCACATATGGGAGGACTGGGACATGAGGATTCGCTTTACCAGCAGATTCACGGTCGCTTATTGTCCTATCCCCTTGGTTGAATACCGGCAACATCCTAAGGGAATCTCCATGATATCAAGCAGGGATCTTCATATTAGCACAATGAAGATGACCTATGAGAGAAATCGCCATTTACTTCAAAACCTTTCGGCGAGAGACCGCAAAGATGTGAAAAGAAAAGTGTTCGCTATACTTCTTCTACTTGAAGCGCAAGCGGCGTTTGAGAGAGGACGAAGAGGCGACGCACTCAAGAAGTACGTAGCCCTCGCGTGGAATAACCCGTTCGCTGTTGCTGGATGGATGATTTTGCTGGGGTTCTTGCTTGGAAACCGCAGGTTCAGGTTGGTAAGGGCGGTAATCGGTAAGATGCGTAAGAGCAAGCTATCATGA
- a CDS encoding ABC transporter ATP-binding protein, which yields MKQQRSEGEAKTSRLRTIWFFLRNYKGRLFMLLGLAIIAGYLETLLMAVLFPILQATLDQPSYLSGNPFFIVLSHIAGIIPVDSVLVANSIVFIILTLLVFLVMLVYINLSARTTAKVSTDYKKKVFQKYTQFDYQFFVDNRQGDLLYKAKGAPESIATILMAMTTSLAAIVLLISVLALLFSLSWKATIGVLLGGIAYSYFTRYLSVKVSYVAGKGMLLASQDENVVLNEYITGAKQIITTGTFSRWQQRFNEAVMTRWRFWVKNAVWTAIPTRVLDMLMYLSIAIFIIVVWWVWPYSFASLLPLIGTFGYAAFRLLPRVSGLGSQIMGIMNALPNLEVTYELLEDKTYSKIINGTRGFSGLRSGIELRNVSFTHKNKESVTVSDISLRVDKDKVTAIVGPSGAGKSTIVDLFLRLYDVDNGVILIDGVDIKDYELSSLQSAVGFVGQETFIYNASVKDNIEFGTEYDLDKIMEATQVAGAHEFIQQLDAGYDTVVGDRGVRLSGGERQRIAIARAMIRRPQILVLDEATSALDNISERVVQKAIDKVSESCTTLVVAHRLSTIRNADAIYVLDGGRVVESGTHDQLLNKKGKYWELYSRQEEEI from the coding sequence ATGAAACAACAGCGATCTGAGGGTGAGGCAAAGACCAGCAGACTGAGAACGATCTGGTTCTTCCTCAGGAACTATAAGGGCCGATTGTTCATGCTGCTGGGCCTTGCTATAATTGCTGGCTACCTCGAAACTCTGCTAATGGCTGTTTTGTTCCCCATACTGCAGGCAACCTTAGATCAGCCAAGCTACCTGAGTGGTAACCCCTTCTTTATCGTCCTAAGCCATATAGCAGGAATTATCCCGGTTGATAGCGTCCTGGTAGCGAACTCCATCGTGTTTATTATATTGACGCTCCTGGTCTTTCTGGTCATGTTGGTGTATATCAATCTATCTGCGAGAACGACTGCGAAGGTGTCGACAGACTACAAAAAAAAGGTATTCCAGAAGTATACCCAGTTCGACTACCAGTTCTTTGTCGATAATAGACAGGGCGACCTACTGTACAAGGCTAAAGGAGCACCTGAATCCATAGCGACTATATTAATGGCAATGACGACATCTCTCGCTGCAATCGTACTGTTAATATCGGTGCTGGCCCTGCTCTTCTCCCTCTCCTGGAAGGCCACGATCGGTGTGTTGCTTGGCGGTATAGCCTACTCCTACTTTACCAGGTACCTGAGTGTTAAGGTTTCCTATGTCGCGGGAAAGGGAATGCTGTTGGCCAGTCAGGACGAAAATGTGGTGTTAAACGAGTACATAACCGGAGCCAAGCAGATTATCACTACCGGGACGTTTTCGAGATGGCAACAACGGTTTAACGAAGCGGTAATGACTCGGTGGCGGTTTTGGGTAAAGAATGCAGTGTGGACAGCGATACCTACACGAGTTCTGGACATGCTGATGTATCTTTCAATTGCAATCTTTATAATTGTGGTCTGGTGGGTATGGCCCTATAGTTTCGCTTCCCTGCTTCCGTTGATCGGTACATTCGGTTATGCGGCATTTAGATTGCTTCCCCGCGTGTCAGGTCTCGGTTCCCAGATAATGGGGATCATGAATGCACTGCCAAATCTGGAGGTAACTTATGAGCTTCTGGAGGATAAAACCTATAGCAAGATTATAAATGGAACCAGGGGGTTCTCCGGGCTTCGGTCGGGAATCGAGTTGAGAAACGTCAGCTTCACTCACAAGAACAAAGAGAGTGTCACTGTGAGTGACATCTCACTCAGAGTAGATAAGGACAAGGTGACCGCAATAGTCGGTCCGTCCGGCGCCGGCAAGTCAACCATTGTGGACCTGTTCCTACGACTGTACGATGTAGACAACGGCGTCATACTGATCGATGGTGTGGATATCAAAGATTACGAGCTGTCTTCACTTCAGAGCGCAGTTGGGTTCGTAGGGCAGGAGACGTTTATCTACAACGCATCGGTAAAGGATAATATCGAATTCGGAACTGAGTATGATTTGGACAAGATAATGGAAGCAACGCAAGTGGCCGGCGCTCATGAGTTTATCCAGCAGCTTGATGCGGGCTATGATACCGTTGTTGGCGATCGTGGAGTGAGGCTTTCCGGCGGCGAAAGACAACGTATCGCCATCGCAAGGGCCATGATTCGAAGGCCACAAATATTGGTGCTGGATGAAGCCACAAGCGCCTTGGATAATATCTCGGAGAGGGTCGTCCAGAAGGCGATCGACAAGGTATCCGAGAGCTGCACAACACTGGTAGTTGCCCACAGGCTGTCAACTATCAGGAACGCAGATGCGATATATGTTCTCGATGGGGGGAGGGTTGTGGAGAGCGGCACACATGACCAACTGCTCAATAAAAAAGGGAAATATTGGGAGCTTTACAGCAGGCAAGAGGAAGAAATCTAG
- a CDS encoding glycosyltransferase family 2 protein, which translates to MENSMCKVSIIIPHYNQKEYLKRLLPSITDQTFGDYEVIIIDDATPDRSVVEYIETFIKDHRNMRLVENTENMRFIKTCNKGIGLAKGEYICLLNADTEVKSNFVERNVEILDADGSIGVLSCIMVDQDGDNWFTGGSFKGGLPVNLTDDFQGIRPVDWIAGTAPFYRKDVFDRIGLFDENYRMYHEDVEFGLRLQAETDYKACMFPEKLVAHYLEPSIPRMEVNYLLCRNHILILKKYYPRYLPKVLLWYTLDITRTLVRALLEPSPKFLFVKPRPRKLSVFVKMKLRCFLWALNMAGGILAGLVNRQSK; encoded by the coding sequence ATGGAAAACAGCATGTGTAAGGTTAGCATCATAATCCCACACTACAATCAGAAGGAATATTTAAAAAGACTGCTGCCGAGCATTACAGATCAGACATTTGGTGATTATGAGGTCATAATCATAGACGATGCCACGCCGGACAGGTCAGTAGTGGAGTACATTGAAACATTTATCAAAGACCATAGAAACATGCGCCTGGTTGAAAACACCGAAAACATGCGTTTCATTAAAACCTGCAACAAAGGGATCGGACTGGCAAAGGGAGAATATATCTGCCTGCTGAATGCAGACACTGAGGTGAAAAGCAATTTTGTGGAGAGAAACGTCGAAATCCTGGATGCCGACGGTTCCATAGGTGTATTATCCTGTATCATGGTAGATCAGGATGGAGATAACTGGTTCACCGGAGGGAGTTTTAAAGGGGGGCTTCCGGTGAACCTGACGGATGATTTTCAGGGAATACGCCCGGTAGATTGGATTGCCGGAACTGCCCCCTTTTATAGGAAGGATGTTTTTGACCGGATAGGGCTTTTTGACGAGAACTACCGTATGTACCACGAAGATGTTGAGTTTGGCCTGAGACTCCAGGCTGAAACGGATTATAAAGCATGTATGTTTCCCGAAAAACTGGTTGCGCATTATCTGGAGCCAAGCATACCACGGATGGAGGTTAACTACTTACTCTGTAGAAATCATATTCTGATACTTAAGAAGTATTACCCGAGATATTTACCGAAGGTGCTGCTTTGGTATACGTTAGATATAACCCGCACTCTAGTCAGGGCTTTATTGGAACCTAGCCCCAAGTTCTTGTTTGTGAAACCGCGGCCCCGGAAGTTGTCCGTCTTTGTGAAAATGAAGCTCAGGTGCTTTCTATGGGCGCTTAATATGGCTGGAGGGATCTTGGCGGGGCTAGTCAATAGGCAAAGCAAGTAA